In the genome of Streptomyces sp. P3, the window CCGTATCGCCGTTATGAGATCAGAGCGCTTCCTTGGACGGGGTGACAGGTTCCCCCGACTTACGGACTACAGGCAGCACACTCCACGGGAAGTTGATCCAGTCGTCCGTTCGCTTCCACACGTACTCGCACTTCACGAGCGACTGCGGCTTCTCGTAGACGACGGCGCTGCGCACCTCGGCGACGGCGTCCAGGCAGAAGTCGCGGACGAGTTTCAGCGTCTTCCCCGTGTCGGCGACGTCGTCGGTTATGAGGACCTTCTTGTCGGAGAAGTCGATGACGTCGGGAACGGGCGCGAGCATGACGGGCATGTCGAGTGTGGTTCCGACGCCGGTGTAGAACTCGACGTTCACCAGGTGGAGATTCTTGCAGTCGAGCGCGTAGGCGAGTCCGCCGGCGACGAAGACACCGCCGCGGGCGATGCTCAGCACGACGTCCGGGACGTAGCCGTCGTCCGCGATGGACTGCGCGAGCTCCCGGACGGCCGTCCCGAACTGCTCGTAGGTGAGGTTCTCGCGCGCCGGCTCCGCGTCGCCGCTCACACCTGGGTCCGGTGGAAGTTCAGGAACGACCGGGACGCCGTCGGCCCGCGCTGGCCCTGGTACCTGGACCCGTAGCGGTCGCTGCCGTAGGGGAACTCGGCCGGCGAACTCAGCCGGAACAT includes:
- a CDS encoding phosphoribosyltransferase, producing the protein MSGDAEPARENLTYEQFGTAVRELAQSIADDGYVPDVVLSIARGGVFVAGGLAYALDCKNLHLVNVEFYTGVGTTLDMPVMLAPVPDVIDFSDKKVLITDDVADTGKTLKLVRDFCLDAVAEVRSAVVYEKPQSLVKCEYVWKRTDDWINFPWSVLPVVRKSGEPVTPSKEAL